CTGTTGCTCAGCTCCATCGCCACCAGTAACGTATCGCTGTTATGTGAGTTGTCCGTCATGCTGTCCTCCTTTTGTTGTTCCACTAAGGATTATAGCGATTGCGGCAACTCACATAGCATCTACAGTAAAATCCACACTCTGTAGGCCGCGTGCCCTCACGCGGCGTAAAATTAAAAGGACAAAAGAAAAGAGCCGCTTCGTTTGAAGCGGCTCTTTCGTCGTCATGCTTTGTTCAGTTTATGAACGGCGCAGACGGCGCATCAGCAGGGTACACAGCGCACCCAGACCGAGCATTCCGATCGTCGCCGGCTCAGGAACCACAGTTCCCTGAATGATGAAGTCCTGGTTGCCATCGCCATATCCGGCAAGGCCGCCGTCGGTAGTAACCGTCGTGGAGGTCATACCCAAAATTCCTGAAGCGTTCGAGCTCGGTACCGTAGTCGATCTCCAGCCGTAGATACGGTAATAAACCGTGCCGCTGGTTACGCCATTGCCGGCCAGATCAAAGGATAATGTGAGCCCGCTGCCTGTTCCAACGGGCTGAAGCACCTTCGTTGTAGTGGCCCAAGCTGTCAAGAACGCTGCATCGGTGTTTACCGAGCTGATTTTGAGGACAAAGTTGGTCGGACCGTTCGCATTATTGGCTATTGCGCGGTACTGAAGGTTGCTCAGATTGACCGCGTTGCCGCTGGTCGCAGCGACAAAGCCCTGAAAATAGTCGTTAGACGCTATGGCACCGTCCAAGGTGAAGTCAGAGGTGTTCCAGCCGGTAGCTATAAACCTGTTGGTTGACAGGCCCATTCCAAGTCCTGCTCCGCGAGTCAGATTGTTTGAGGCAATCCCTGTGGCCTGAGTGGAAAAAGGAGCCCCATTTGTCGGCCCAGTCGGCCCGGTTGCTCCCGCGCCGAAGAAGTTATACGAGACCAGCAGGGTCGCATTGGCCGCACCTGCGACCAGCGCCACCGCTATCATTGCTAATACTTTTTTCATTTTCATTCTCCTGTTTGTTTCATTTCGTTGGTCACTATAACCAACGTCCTCACGCACATAGTTCATGCGTACGTGGAGAGTAAACTAAATCATCTACCGAAAGACAACGCTTGCCTTGCGCAAGCACATGCGCAAAACTGCGCGCCATGAAACAATCAGTCAGTCTGAAAGATATAGCGAAAGCTCTCGGGTTAAATGCTTCGACGGTTTCCCGTTCTCTTAGCAATCATCCCCGTATTCCGTCAGCGACCCGCGAGCAGGTCAAGGCTCAGGCAGAAAAGATGGGCTACCGGCCCGATCCGGCTTTACGAAGGCTGGCCGAGCGGCGCTGGGCTTCCCATCCGGCGAAGAGTGCGGCGTCGGTGGCTGTTGTTCAATGGGCACAACCGGATTACGGTTTAGCCGAATTCAAAAAGCCGCTTGGGATCATGATTCGATCGCTGGGCTACGGGTATGAACAGTTTTTCGTCACAGACTATCCGGATGTGGAGTCTGCCGCGCGGATTATGGAAGCACGCGGCGTGGTCGGCCTGATTGTTCTGCCGTCTAAAGATCCGGCGGCCTGGCTGAATTTTCCGTGGGAACGGTTTGCCGCCGTTCAGGTGGTGTCCGGCGAGGAACTGCCCACCGGACTTTCCATGGTTAACTACGATTCGTTCGGAACCATGCTGGACGCCGGACGGCGGGTGGAGCGGGCGCGTCCGGCCTCGGCGGCCGTGTGTCTGTTCCGCCAGCTGCGCGAGTCGGCGACCGACGAGCAGGATCATGCGGCGGCTCTGCTGGTGGTGGAACGGTGGAAAAAAGCCCGTATCGCCTGTAAAGCGCCTCAGTTTTTTTTCGCCAATCCGGACGCTTTACCGCATATGGCCCAGTGGCTTGCCAAAGAGCGCGTTGAGGCGGCCATTATTCCCAATTCCGCTGTCTGTCTCTGGACAGCGGCCAACGGGAATAAAATTCTTCCCGAAGAAATCAGGACGATCGCCCTGAACAGCCGGTCTGGAGAGGGTTTTGCCTGTTACGAACATCAGTACGATCACATTGCGCGACGCGCTGTGCAGCACCTTGACAGTCTGATCCGCCATGACGAACGCGGACTGCCCGCCTTGCCGGAACTGATTTCGATTCCCAATCTCTGGGTTCCGGGTGCCGGCTTCCCGGAATAGAGCGGCGTTTAAAACCTTTCGGAGACCCTATAGGGTTGCGCCGCGTGAGGTCACGCGGCCTACAGCCGACGGTTCAATTCTCTGTAGGCCGCGTGCCCTCACGCGGCGTAAAATTAAAAGGACAAAAGAAAAGAGCCGCTTCGTTTGAAGCGGCTCTTTCGTCGTCATGCTTTGTTCAGTTTATGAACGGCGCAGACGGCGCATCAGCAGAGTACACAGCGCACCCAGACCGAGCATTCCAATCGTGGCCGGTTCAGGAATCACGGCTCCCTGAATGACCAAGTCGTTCATGCCAAATCCATCGAGGCCTTGGTCAGCAAAATTTCCAGTAATGCCAGTACCACCCCCTGTGAAACCGGCATTGTTGGCAGCATTCAGTGATCCCCACGTGTAGATTCTGTAGTAAACCGTGGAAGCTGCGGCTAAAGCAGTGCCGTTAAAGGCAAATGAATTTGTTCCTGGATTGTATACTGTTGGTTTGGTGTATGTGTCGGAATCCTGATAGGTTCCAGCCCCAAGCCCAAATGCTGCATCTGTGCTGATGCGGACAAGATAATTACTGGAAGAGGAGCCGCTCGCAAATGTTACACGGAATTGCATATTGGTAATGGTAAGGGTTTTTCCGCTCGCGGCCGTAACAACACCAGAAAAGTAGTCATTACTGCTTACCGCATCAGTGAACGACTTAGCTGTCGAATTTCCGGCGAAAAAGCCATTAGATCTGGCGCCCGTAGATGCCCAATAAGCAACGAGGCTGGGGCCGACGGTTAAAGTAGCGGAAGCAACGCCCGCGTCCACGGGGTTTAGATTAGCCGTGTAAGCGGCGTTGGTGACGCTCTTACCCCAAAAGTTATACTCAACCAGCAGGGTCGCATTGGCCGCACCTGCGACCAGCGCCATGGCTATCATTGCTAATACTTTTTTCATTTTCATTCTCCTATTATGTTTCTTTTTCGATCCCGCCAGTCACCTGACTGACGTTCCCGTGTGCAATTGTTCTTATACACAGAAGAGAGTAAACCAAATCATCTGCCGAAAGACAACGCTTGCAAAATGCAAGCACATGCAATATATCGGCTTTATGAGCAGGATGATTACTTTGCAACAGATGGCCGAGGCTCTTGGGCTCAATGCGTCAACGGTTTCGCGGGCGTTGAGCAATCACCCAAAAATCAAGGCCGCCACCCGGCAGCTCGTTCAGGCCAAAGCGGCCGAAATGGGCTATCGGCCCGATCCGGCGTTGCGCCGGCTGGCCGACCGCCGCTGGGCTTCCCGTCTTCCGGCGAAGCGTACGGCGTCGCTGGCTGTTGTTCAATGGGCACAACCGGATTACGGTTTGGCCGAATTCAAAAAGCCGATTGAGATCATGATTCGCTCGCTGGGCTACGGGTGTGAACAGTTTTTTGTCTCAGACTATCCGGATGTGGAGTCTGCCGCGCGGATTATGGAAGCACGCGGCGTGGTCGGCCTGATTGTTCTGCCGTCTAAAGATCCGGACGCCTGGCAGAATTTTCTGTGGGAACAGTTTGCCGCCGTTCAGGTAATGTCCGGTGAGGAACTGCCTACCGGACTTTCCATGGTTAACTACGATTCTTTCGGAACCGTGCTGGACGCCGGATTGCGGGTGGAGCGGGCGCGTCCGGCCTCGGCGGCCGTGTGTCTGCTCCGCCAGCCGCGCGAATCAGCAACCGACTTGCAGGATCATGCGGCGGCGCTGGTGGTGACCGAGTGGTGGAAGCGGGCCGGAATCGCCTGTAAAGCGCCTCAGTTTTTCACAGTGGGCCCGAACTCTCTGCGGGGTATGGCCCAGTGGCTTGCCAAAGAGCGCGTTGAGGCGGCCATTGTTCCTAATCCGGGCGTCGGCGTCTGGAGGTCAGACAGTGGACGGCGAATTCTGCCTGAGGAAATCCGGATTATCGCCCTGAACCGGCAGCGTCAGACGGCTTTTGCTGGCTATGAGCGTCAGCTGAATCATATCGCCCGGCGTGCCGTGCAGTACCTTGACAGTCTGATCCGCCATGACGAACGCGGACGGCCCGCCTTGCCGGAACTGATTTCTATTCCCAGTCTCTGGGTTCCGGGCGCCAGCTTTCCGGAATAGAGCGGCTTCCCTCATGGAGGGACGGCGGCCTCGCCGTCTAGTCGCCGAGGCCGGCGACCCTCCAGCCAATCCCGCATGATCTTCGTATCAAAATCACGGCAACCCGGATGGGATAATGACCGCAAAGACTAGAGCATGTAACGAATGATACGCCGTAGATAGTAATGTCGGAACTTAGGGCGAAGCCCGTAGATCCGGCAATCTCAGTACGGAAGCCGGATCCACGGCTTCGCCTGAGTTCCGGCTGTACCGGCATCTCATACCAAACGCGGAAAGCGGCGGGAGCGGAGCAGCCCGAGCCGGCAAAGGCGGAAGCTCATGCCCGTCCAAAGGCAGCCGAAGCCGTACCGAAGACTGCGCCGGAAGTTGATCGAAGAGGCTTCCGGAAAATATTTGGTCGGACAGCTTACTTCCGCCACGGTATGTCCGAACCAGAGAATCTGCGCCAGCATTTGATTGTCGAAGACAAAGTCGTCGGAATTTTCATTCAGCGGGAGTTGGCTGAGAAGTGCACTGGAAAAGGCCCGGTAGCCGGTGTGGTATTCGGAAAGTTTCGCGCCAAGCAGCAGGTTCTCCGCCAGCGTCAGGACGCGGTTGGAAATATATTTCCACCATGGCATGCCACCCTTGAGCGCATAGCCGCCCAGAATGCGCGAGCCGAGTACGCACGGATAAAGACCGTTGGCGATCATAGCAGCCATCGCGGGAATGAGTGCGGGGGTGTATTGATAATCGGGATGAATCATGATGACAACGTCCGCACTCTCTTCCAGCGCCAACCGGTAACAGGTTTTCTGGTTTCCGCCATAGCCCCGGTTTTCGGGGTGAACATGCATGTAGATGCCATCAAGAGTTCCGGCAATCGAAGCGGTCTTATCATCGCTGGCATCGTCCACCAGAATAATCCGGTCAACAACCCCTTGAGCCATCACTTCGTCGTACGTCCGGCGCAACGTTTTCTCTGCATTATAGGCCGGCATCACCACGACAATTTTTTGACCGTTGAGCATTCTTATTGTTCTCCCCCTGATTCATGATACGGAATTCCCGCCTCATAAAGGCGGAGCCGCGCACGAATACCCTCAGCGACAGATTCTTGTCCCGCCGCGAGATCTAAAGCGCGGCGGGCCGTGGCGACCGCCTCCGGGTATCGTCCGGCCTCGGCGTAGGCGGCGGCCAGCGTATCGAGAACGGGCGCACAGCTTTCGCCGGAAAGACGGTTGACGAAAAGCGCCAGCTCAACGGCACGCCGTCCGTCGCGGAGGGTGGCATCGGGACAGGTGGCCAATATCCACGCTAGATTATTTTTTACTTCAACATAGTCCGGATTAATCCGAAGAGCTTGCTCATAGTGCCAAATGGCCTCGACGAAGTTGCTTTGTCGGAGAAGCAGATCCCCCGCTCTGCAATGGGGTTTCGCGTCGTCCGGATTGATTTCAAGGTATTTTTTGTAATGCATCAGAGCCTCATCCGGATTCCCAGTCTCTTGAAGGGCAAGGCCTAGGCCATAGTGCGACTTGCCATAATTCGGGTCGATTCCCAACGCTTTTTTAAAATACAGAATCGCCTTACCAAATTGTCCCATCTGGAGGAATGCAACTCCCGTATTGTGGTATGTGTCGGCAGGATACGGATTGATCTCGATTGCTTTTTCCAGATGGGAAATGGCCTCCTTGAATTGTCCCCTATCGATCAACGTGGCGCCCAAACTAAGATGGGCCACATCATTTCTGTCTGAGCAGGTCACCGCGTGAGTCCAGAGGGAAAAATCGTCGCGCCAATGCCGAGTCTGTTTGTACGCCGCTATCGCCAGAACGGACAGCACCACGACCGCAGCCACCGACAGCACCGTGCGGCGGTATCGCAGGGAGGTGCACCAATCGGCGATCAGCCAGACTCCTGCCATAACCAGCCCAATCTGCGGAAGATACGTGTACCGGTCTGCATGGGCCTGATCCCCTACCTGCACAATTCCGACAACCGGAACCAGCATCCCGAGATACCAGAGCCAACCAATCGGCAGGTACGGATGTTTTTTTCGTCCGGCAAAGACGCCCCAGGAAATTCCAACCAACAACGTCAGGGAGGCAACGGCTTTCTGCCATGAAATTCCAGCCTCTGCATAAGTGTAAAATGGGGATAGTCGAATCGGGAAGATCAGCTGTTTGATATAGATGGCATACGAGCAGAGAGCATTCTCAAAACGACGCAGAACAGACAGGGTTTCAACGGAGGCAATCGACTGTCGTTGCGCCCAGATGGTAACGGCGCAAAAGACAGCCAGCAGCAGCAGGAGCGGAACTTTTTCAAGCACCAGCCGAATAAGCGTCTTTTTTGTTTCCATATGCCGGAGCCTTCCCAGCGGCCAAAAGTCCAGCAGTAATAAAACGCACGGCAGAGTCGCCAGCATCGATTTGGACATTAGCCCAAGGACAAAAAACAGAACCACCGCCAAGTAACGTCTGCTCGTCACCCGCCACCCGCCACCCGCCACTCGCGCGTAGCGCGTGTACGCTCCGAGCGTCAGCATAAAAAAGAACCCGCTGAGGACATCTTTCCGCTCCGAAATCCAGGCGACGGATTCAGCCCGGAGCGGATGAATGGCAAATACGGCCGCCACAAAAGCGCTTCGCCAGAGCGAACCCGTCATCTGCCGCAACACCAGAAAAAGCAAAATCACCGTCGCCATATGGAACAGAACATTTGTG
The sequence above is a segment of the Kiritimatiellaceae bacterium genome. Coding sequences within it:
- a CDS encoding glycosyltransferase family 2 protein codes for the protein MLNGQKIVVVMPAYNAEKTLRRTYDEVMAQGVVDRIILVDDASDDKTASIAGTLDGIYMHVHPENRGYGGNQKTCYRLALEESADVVIMIHPDYQYTPALIPAMAAMIANGLYPCVLGSRILGGYALKGGMPWWKYISNRVLTLAENLLLGAKLSEYHTGYRAFSSALLSQLPLNENSDDFVFDNQMLAQILWFGHTVAEVSCPTKYFPEASSINFRRSLRYGFGCLWTGMSFRLCRLGLLRSRRFPRLV
- a CDS encoding LacI family DNA-binding transcriptional regulator — protein: MKQSVSLKDIAKALGLNASTVSRSLSNHPRIPSATREQVKAQAEKMGYRPDPALRRLAERRWASHPAKSAASVAVVQWAQPDYGLAEFKKPLGIMIRSLGYGYEQFFVTDYPDVESAARIMEARGVVGLIVLPSKDPAAWLNFPWERFAAVQVVSGEELPTGLSMVNYDSFGTMLDAGRRVERARPASAAVCLFRQLRESATDEQDHAAALLVVERWKKARIACKAPQFFFANPDALPHMAQWLAKERVEAAIIPNSAVCLWTAANGNKILPEEIRTIALNSRSGEGFACYEHQYDHIARRAVQHLDSLIRHDERGLPALPELISIPNLWVPGAGFPE
- a CDS encoding LacI family DNA-binding transcriptional regulator: MSRMITLQQMAEALGLNASTVSRALSNHPKIKAATRQLVQAKAAEMGYRPDPALRRLADRRWASRLPAKRTASLAVVQWAQPDYGLAEFKKPIEIMIRSLGYGCEQFFVSDYPDVESAARIMEARGVVGLIVLPSKDPDAWQNFLWEQFAAVQVMSGEELPTGLSMVNYDSFGTVLDAGLRVERARPASAAVCLLRQPRESATDLQDHAAALVVTEWWKRAGIACKAPQFFTVGPNSLRGMAQWLAKERVEAAIVPNPGVGVWRSDSGRRILPEEIRIIALNRQRQTAFAGYERQLNHIARRAVQYLDSLIRHDERGRPALPELISIPSLWVPGASFPE
- a CDS encoding tetratricopeptide repeat protein, coding for MADKYRMGKPADRRNSTRTVLAVCFLLALMVWGVFGQTLRYKFTNFDDNNYVHQNPAISKGVTLEGLRWVVTHPHVGNWHPLTSFSHMLDCQFYGLNPAGHHFTNVLFHMATVILLFLVLRQMTGSLWRSAFVAAVFAIHPLRAESVAWISERKDVLSGFFFMLTLGAYTRYARVAGGGWRVTSRRYLAVVLFFVLGLMSKSMLATLPCVLLLLDFWPLGRLRHMETKKTLIRLVLEKVPLLLLLAVFCAVTIWAQRQSIASVETLSVLRRFENALCSYAIYIKQLIFPIRLSPFYTYAEAGISWQKAVASLTLLVGISWGVFAGRKKHPYLPIGWLWYLGMLVPVVGIVQVGDQAHADRYTYLPQIGLVMAGVWLIADWCTSLRYRRTVLSVAAVVVLSVLAIAAYKQTRHWRDDFSLWTHAVTCSDRNDVAHLSLGATLIDRGQFKEAISHLEKAIEINPYPADTYHNTGVAFLQMGQFGKAILYFKKALGIDPNYGKSHYGLGLALQETGNPDEALMHYKKYLEINPDDAKPHCRAGDLLLRQSNFVEAIWHYEQALRINPDYVEVKNNLAWILATCPDATLRDGRRAVELALFVNRLSGESCAPVLDTLAAAYAEAGRYPEAVATARRALDLAAGQESVAEGIRARLRLYEAGIPYHESGGEQ
- a CDS encoding PEP-CTERM sorting domain-containing protein; the protein is MKKVLAMIAMALVAGAANATLLVEYNFWGKSVTNAAYTANLNPVDAGVASATLTVGPSLVAYWASTGARSNGFFAGNSTAKSFTDAVSSNDYFSGVVTAASGKTLTITNMQFRVTFASGSSSSNYLVRISTDAAFGLGAGTYQDSDTYTKPTVYNPGTNSFAFNGTALAAASTVYYRIYTWGSLNAANNAGFTGGGTGITGNFADQGLDGFGMNDLVIQGAVIPEPATIGMLGLGALCTLLMRRLRRS
- a CDS encoding PEP-CTERM sorting domain-containing protein; its protein translation is MKKVLAMIAVALVAGAANATLLVSYNFFGAGATGPTGPTNGAPFSTQATGIASNNLTRGAGLGMGLSTNRFIATGWNTSDFTLDGAIASNDYFQGFVAATSGNAVNLSNLQYRAIANNANGPTNFVLKISSVNTDAAFLTAWATTTKVLQPVGTGSGLTLSFDLAGNGVTSGTVYYRIYGWRSTTVPSSNASGILGMTSTTVTTDGGLAGYGDGNQDFIIQGTVVPEPATIGMLGLGALCTLLMRRLRRS